The Larus michahellis chromosome 16, bLarMic1.1, whole genome shotgun sequence genome has a segment encoding these proteins:
- the TARDBP gene encoding TAR DNA-binding protein 43: protein MSEYIRVTEDENDEPIEIPSEDDGTVLLSTVTAQFPGACGLRYRNPVSQCMRGVRLVEGILHAPEAGWGNLVYVVNYPKDNKRKMDETDASSAVKVKRAVQKTSDLIVLGLPWKTTEQDLKEYFSTFGEVLMVQVKKDIKTGHSKGFGFVRFTDYETQVKVMSQRHMIDGRWCDCKLPNSKQSPDEPLRSRKVFVGRCTEDMTADELRQFFAQYGEVVDVFIPKPFRAFAFVTFADDQVAQSLCGEDLIIKGISVHISNAEPKHNSNRQLERGGRFGGNPGGFGNQGGFGNSRGGGGGLGNNQGSNMGGGMNFGAFSINPAMMAAAQAALQSSWGMMGMLASQQNQSGPSGNNQPQGNMQREQNQGFSSGNNSYGGSNSGAAIGWGSASNTGSSSGFNGGFGSSMDSKSSGWGM, encoded by the exons ATGTCGGAGTATATCCGAGTGACGGAGGACGAGAACGATGAGCCCATCGAGATCCCCTCGGAGGATGACGGCACTGTGCTGCTCTCCACCGTCACCGCCCAGTTCCCTGGGGCCTGCGGGCTGCGGTACCGGAACCCGGTGTCACAGTGCATGAGGGGCGTCCGGCTGGTGGAGGGCATCCTGCACGCGCCAGAAGCCGGCTGGGGAAACCTGGTCTACGTTGTTAATTACCCCAAAG ataacaaaagaaaaatggatgaAACAGATGCATCATCAGCTGTGAAAGTGAAACGAGCAGTACAGAAGACTTCGGATTTAATAGTCTTGGGTCTTCCCTGGAAAACCACTGAACAAGACTTAAAGGAATATTTCAGTACATTTGGAGAAGTTCTGATGGTGCAG gtTAAGAAGGATATTAAAACTGGCCACTCaaaaggctttggttttgttcGGTTTACGGATTATGAAACCCAGGTGAAAGTAATGTCTCAGCGGCACATGATAGATGGAAGATGGTGTGACTGTAAACTTCCCAATTCTAAG CAAAGTCCCGACGAACCTTTGCGTAGCCGAAAAGTGTTTGTCGGGCGCTGCACTGAGGACATGACAGCAGATGAACTCCGACAGTTCTTTGCCCAGTACGGAGAAGTGGTAGATGTCTTCATTCCTAAACCCTTCCGAGCTTTTGCTTTTGTTACATTTGCAGATGATCAG GTTGCCCAGTCTCTTTGTGGAGAGGACTTGATCATTAAAGGAATCAGCGTGCATATATCCAATGCTGAACCTAAGCACAATAGTAATAGACAGTTAGAGAGAGGTGGAAGATTTGGTGGTAATCCGGGAGGCTTTGGGAATCAAGGGGGGTTTGGCAACAGCAGAGGAGGCGGGGGCGGACTGGGCAACAACCAGGGCAGTAACATGGGTGGAGGGATGAACTTTGGAGCCTTTAGCATCAACCCTGCCATGATGGCGGCAGCGCAGGCggccctgcagagcagctggggcaTGATGGGCATGCTGGCTAGTCAGCAGAACCAGTCGGGGCCGTCGGGGAACAACCAGCCTCAAGGCAACATGCAGCGGGAGCAGAACCAGGGCTTTAGTTCAGGGAATAACTCGTATGGCGGTTCCAACTCGGGGGCAGCGATaggctggggctcagcctccAACACGGGCTCCAGCAGTGGGTTTAACGGAGGCTTTGGTTCAAGCATGGATTCCAAATCGTCAGGCTGGGGAATGTAG